GCTCATTTTTATGGATATAGATTAGAGGATTTTTAAGAGATGCTGTATTTAGCTCAGGTTACTTTCGGTAAAAATCCACCCTCTCTGGTGGGTATTTTTTATATAATTTTCGGTATAGCTTACTTAATTTTTACGACAGGTTGGCTTCCACGCAATAGTAAACTCAACGGTTCTGCTTTAAAGTTTTATATCCAACAATCAATATTTATATCAATTTTAATGTTGGTATGTGGATGGGTTTTTACTTTTCAAGCTGGGTACTTAAATTCAAATTATCAATTTGCACAAATTTTATTATTTCTGTTAATCAATTATCTAATTATTAAAGATATTGTCATGAATATACTTTAGCTAATCTATAATTTTACCAAGCCTATATTTTTAATTAAAAGCGAAATTTGTATATCTTGGTGCTAAAAGCAAAATATGAGCAAAAAACCTAAAGGTTGGTTTAATGAAATTGTTATTCGTCCCGTTGTTAATGTAGACGGTTACGAAAGCTATGAAAAGATGTGCGGTATTGTTGCAGAATTTTATTACTCTTCGGAGGAACAAAAGCTACTGCGCCAACTAAGAACTAACCCCAAGGATTCAAGGTATATTACCCTCTACACGCTTTTTAAAGTAGGGCAAGCCAAATGCCCTGCTTATTGGGTAAATAATGATTTATTAAGCGCATTGATGCAATCAAATTTAGATATTGAAGTTGAAAATTTGCAGTGGGCAATGAAAACAGGATTTTTTATGTTGCCCAAGGGTGTAATTCTTTCCCCAGAAAAACGTAGTATTGATGCAATTTTTTGGCATTGTGATACATCTGATGACTTACTTTATTGGGCTGCAATAGATAGGGATAGCGTTTTCTGCCGCAGATTCAAAATTAGCGATAATTTAAAAAAATTTACATATACTGATACTCAAGATTTCAATCCCCAAGTAGTTACAGATTTTAATCAATATCTACAATCAATTTTTCTACGATTAATTTTGATAATGGAGTGCCGCCCTGAACTTGTAGATACAACCAGCGAACTAGTCAGGGTGAACAAAGGTTTTGGCAAAGCGCAAGCGCAAGATTTTTATCAACCACTTTGGCTAGGACTTGGATATCGACTCAAGCGTGAAGGAACGCAAGGCAGTGAAGATAGTAGCGGTATACATGGTACTAAAAGCGTTCATTGGCGCAGAGGCTTTTTACGCAATCAGCCTTACGGAGAAGGCAGGCAGCAAAGAAAACTAGTCTGGATTGAGCCAGTTTTAGTAATGGGTGGAAAAGAATCATCATGATATCTGACGATGAAATTAATGGCAAATATGAATCCGGTCAAGACAGATTAATTCAAGAAATTAACAGGATAAAGCTACCAGCCTTAGTTGACAATATCAGGTTTAATCCTAATTACATGGTGATTGATAATTATAGTCAATCTGCTGTGAATTGGGATGATGTTAAAAAATCCCAGTTAATTGAATCTTTTATTATTAATTTTCCTGTAATGCCAATTGTTCTGTATGAAAAGTCATATCATACATACAAAGTTATTGATGGCAAACAAAGGTTAAAAGCAATTGTCGATTTTTACAGTAATCAATTAGTTTTGAGCGGACTAGAAGTTAAGACAGAACTAAATGGATGCACTTATGCTACTCTTCCATATCATGCAAAGACAGTGCTTAATCACCATTCTCTATCTTTGATAACTATTATCCCTTCAGAGGATGCCAGCCTCGAAGAAATAGCAAAAATCATAGAGATTATTGCAGAACGCCTTAATTAAAAGGCTGCGATGGCGTACCTGCCCGCCGTAGGAATCGCATCCAGCCATTAATGACTGCAACCCTAACTGACCTTTCTATCAACTTTTATATAACTTTATAAGTATTACTTACAAAGTAACTCTTAAAAGGTTATAATATACGAAGATTGGGTTATTTAAAAGTAATTTTGGTGGAATATGTCTTAATGCGAGTCACTTTCAGTAAAGAGTTTACAGATTTAGGTAAGCGGATAAAAAAATATAGGCAAGCATCAAACAAGTCTCTTGCGGAACTAGCGGCTGAAGCTGGAATCAGCGTTCCTCACTGGAATCGGATTGAAAACGAGAAAGTTCAAGAATTGCCATTTGATACATTGCAAGGAATTGAAAAAGCTTTAGGTAGTGATTTAGGGGTACACTTTAATGATTGACTTATCAACTATTAATCTTTTAAGTTTGCCCTCTCTTCCGCTTGAACAGTGTCGTCAATTACCAGATTACTCAGGTATCTATTTTGTTTTATCTGTAAGCGATGACATTCTTTATATTGGTTGCTCAATCAACTTACAAGAGCGATGGATAGGACATCATCGATACCAGCAGTTTCAGGAAATAGGTAATGTCAGAATATCTTGGTTGCAAGTTATAGATGCAAGCCAATTGAACGTGCTTGAGCAAGAGTTGATTAGTTATTTTAATCCTCTCTTGAATAAGCGTCGTATTTTAAAAGATGGTAAAACAAGTCAGCATAAATGGAATGATGCTAATCAAGAATCTATTAAAAAAGCGCAGTCAGCTTACAATAAAAAGCGTCCTATTTGGTCATTTCGTCCTGCACCTGTAATTCTAAAATGGCTAGAACAAGGGCGATTGAAAGATAAGAATGGCAATTTAGAAAGTAATGGAATGCTTCTAAATCGTCAACTCAAAAAGCTTATGGAACTAGAAAGCAAATTAAGTCAATGACAAAAGAATTTCAACCTGAGAAAATTTCGGATATCGAGGTAGGTGATATAGTTCTTTTGCAATGGGATGGTTATGAAGGAGTTCCAAAATATTTATCTAACACTTGGGCAGAAGTTGTTGAGGTCAAACGAACTAGGGTTGTTGTAAAACCAACGACGATAGTTGGAACCCAATCTGTTAGGTTTCAACAAATTGCCAAGGTTTGCAAACAGGTAGAAAAACAATGAAACTGCAACGTATCGAAGCAGGTGAATATCTTACTCCTGATGGCAGGTTTTATGTTCGCAATACCTATTACTCTAACGGTATGCCCGGACGGAGTAACACGAGTTCGGGGTGGTTGATTGAAGACAGAAGTGGGGCTACTCCATTTCAAGTAAGCAACAGTCAAAAGACTAAGCTACGGCGGGTGGATACGCTTGCACAGGCCAGAGAAATTATGGCACGGATTATTCAACGTGACGCTGAAGCAAAAAAGCTACGTGATGCCGGATGGTGTAAGGAAGACAACCCACAACAGCCGGGGGTTTGTTGGCGATCGCCGTACACAGACAGATTGTTAACACAAACAGAGGCATTACTGGAATTAAGTTTGATGTTATGAGCAATAATTCTATGACTAATGAAGAGAGAGCATCTCTAGAAACTGCAATCAAAATTTATGTAGAGATGGGTGTACTAAATCGAGTTTCACAATCAACAAAAACATTTTTAGCTCGTGTTCCAGGTATAGATACTCGGAGACTACAAACTCTCATTAAAAACCAAAGTCAAGAAATTGCAGCAATGGCTGGGGCTAAAGATGTGATTTATAAAACTGGAGACTACCTTCCATCTGGTCGTGGTGCTTTCGGTCTTAGAGGTGGTGGTGAACGTGCGGTAAATATTTCACCATCAATTGAGTTTATTTTTTAATAAAAAAACATGAACACACTAGAACTAAAACCAGGGGATAAAGTAGGGGTATTTTACTATGACAGTGTGCGTATAGGTACTAAAGCTGAAATAGAGGTAATTGAACGCATTTCCCCAACTGGACAAGTAACTCTCTCTAATGGAAAGCGTTATACATCTGATGGCAAAGAAATTGGTGCTGTAGAACCTAGTTACCTTTGGACTCTAGATAAAATACAACCAATCTTAGAAAAAATTGAAACTCTTGAGCGGCAGAAGGAAGCAGAACGACAGACTTATTTAGCATCACCTGAAGGTAGGAGAAAACAAGCAGTGAATGATACTGTCAAAGCTGCGATCGCGGCACTTAATCAATACGGCTGGTATGCTGATATTGATGGTCACATGGATGCTATAGAATCAGAAATTGAGCAAATTATCAAAAAATATGTCAGCGAACACGAACCTACAAGCTAAAAGTTCAGTTATTTAATCAATTGAGGTTAAGTTTTATGTTTGAACCAAATGAAGAGGGAAAAGTCAGACTGTACTTTACAGAAGAGAAAATTTGCATTGGTTCATATAAAGAAGTAGAAAAATATGAGCGGGAAACCAAAAACAGCTATTGGGCATCTGAGTTTTTTGAATTACCACCAGACTATAACCCAATTGGTAAAACAGCAGATGAAATTAAGTTAGCTGTGAGAGAAGTACTTTTATCAAAGTTACTGAAGAAAAGTTTAGGTCTGTGATGAACCTTATATGTACTACGGATACCGTTGCTATACCAAAGAAGATAAGCCTTTGGGTTGGCTATACACATTTGATTCTAATCTTGAATATGCTTTTATCAATAAAAGTTTCCATTTGTGCAAGCGATGGAAAACAGAAAAAGGAGCTAAAAAACACTTCGATCATTACAATAATAATTGGCAGTTTAAGAGTAAAGGAGGCTATCTCAAAATTGAGGTAATGCCAGAAATTACTGATAATGTAAAAGAAAAATCTTCTCAGCAGCGATGGAATGAAGCCAATCGTGATGCACTTTACCAAGCTCAAGAGAATTACAACCAGAAGCGCCCTATAATGTCATTTCGTCCGAAAGCCGAACTGTTGGAATGGCTGGACGAGGAACGCGAAACTGATGACAATGGTGAACCAGAAACTGATGCTTCACTCTTAAATCGGAAGTTAGAAAAACTCAGACAGTTAGAACAAAAAGATTTTAGCGATTCGTTTAAGGGAAATTAAAATGTTAAATAAAATATTATCATTTGAAATAATTGAAGGGCTACCAGAAGATAATGGAACTTATTTTGTATTATTAGAAAATGGTTCGATAAAAGAAGGATATTTTGGTTCCTTCTCTTTCCCTTATCATCAAGAAAATATTGTTAGAATTGCTAACTGTGAAGACAAGCAATTTCATTATGAAAAATTTATTGGTTGGCTAAAACCTATAGAATGATTTATATATAAAATAAAAATCTGAAGATATTATGTAAAACAATGAAAGCAGAACAATTAAAAACTTTAATTATTAATATTATTAATGAAAAACCAAGGTTTTTTGATGGTGTTTGTGCTAAAGATATTAAAAATTTGCTCTTGGAACATTACGAAATTTCTGTAAGTGAAAGAACAATTATTAAAGTAATGATGGAAATAATAGATGAGGGTCAGAATAAATTTGGTGGTTCTGGTTATGTTTGCGGTGATGATAGTACACTAACATGGGCGGATGAACATAGTAATGCAAATTCAAAAATGAGAGGATTACATAAGTATTGGTGGTTTAATATTTAGATAATAAAAATATAAAATTTTGGACAGACATTAATGATGTATTTTTTAATCTAATATTTATAATATTCAGAGTTTTTTAGATATAAAAATTTTAATTTTATGAGTAATAAAGAAGCGACAATTGAAGTATTTAAAAATCAGAGTTACATGACCCCAGAACAGCTAAGTATTGCTGAAGAATTTCAGAATACGATAGAGGCTGAGTATGCCCTTTGTGCTGGGGAAATGAAAAAAGCGAATATTGCAGCAGCATCTGGAGCTACATCAACTAACTCAGATAAAAAATTGTCAATAAACTATGCGTGTTTAGAAATTGACGCGATTCGTGAATACTGGTTCAAGCGTTTAATTAGCCTCATCCAAATTATCGAACACAGAAATCCACAACTTGAAAAAGAGCTAGCAAGGAAGTATTTAAATAATGAGCAGTAACTTAGACCGTCTGCTAGCAATATTAAAAGAACAAGCAGACTTGATTGATAAACTTAACACACGTTCTGACTTTCAATACAAAAGTACACAAAGGCTAGTTTTGGATTATGGTAAACCTTTTGTAACTCAGGTTAAATCACTATTTAAAGGTGAACGTAAAGCTTGCTTTGAAAATTGTTACAAGGCATTATGGGACTATTCGCAACTAAGTTACTGTGAAGGCTTTGCTATTGATGATGAGTTGGATTTTGCAGTACCTCATGCTTGGTTAGTTAATAACGCAATGGAAGTAATTGACCCTACATGGATTGGAAATAAGTTTAAAGGCAGTACTTATTTTGGAGTAGTTTTCAATAGAGAATTTGTGATGGAGATGGCGGAAAAGACCAGAAGTTACGGCATCCTTGATAGCGACTATATGAATGAACACCAACTTAAACGAGAAGGATTTCCGCCTCATGCACTACTTCATAAGCAGGCGATAGATGCTCAATGATTAGTGTGATCGCTCCCCACAGCGAGGAAAACAAAGGAGCGTAGGCACAGCCAGATGTAGGCATCGCACCCTAACTTGATGGACTATTTAGTGGGTAATAACCTGATTATTCCTGAAAAATGAGATAATTTTCTAATATATATAAATCATGAGGATATGCAATGGCTAATATTTTAAAAGACTCTTTCGATTTTCCTAAAATTTCTAAATATTCTGGTTTTTCTCCAAACAAAGACAGCTATATTGTCTACTGTGTTGAGTTTGAAGGACGAGAATTAGGATATTGGATTTCTGGTACTGGAGAATGGCAGGATTTCAGGGATAATGATACAGATTTTGAAAGTTTAGAAAAATGCCTTGAAGGGCTTTATGAGATGTACCAATATGACGAAGATTACGAGTTTAGGTACTGGGTTCAAAAAGTGAAAATTAAAGCAGAAATGATTTAGGTGGCAAGGAGTTGCTGAATTATTTACCTAAAGATATCGCTACTCTACAGAAACAGTTTTGGGTGCAATGCCTGCGGTGGGCGGGTACGTCATCGCGTATGCCATAATATTCAGTACTCAAGTAATATTGCAGTGACGAAGATATGTTAGCTGGTGCAGCACTCCGTAAAACAGGAATTGGTTGGGAATTTGCATCAGAAGCAGCATTAGAAGATTTTGTTTGGGATAACCTACAGCAGTTATCAGGCTTAAAACCTTTAAAACGACAATATGCTGTTAAGGGCGAAATCTGCGATATCTTAGCACTTAACAACACGAGACAATTAGTAATTTTAGAACTCAAAAATACTGAAGATAGATATGTTGTCCAGCAACTAACTCGCTACTACGATAACTTACTAGACGAGAAACCATTTCAAGAGCAAATTGATTACAATCAGCCTGTCCGGTTAATTGCGATCGCACCCTCATTTCACAGACATAATCTGATTGACCGCAAACACACAAAGTTGATAGTTGATTTTTTGCAGGTTACTGTTGCCCAGATTAATCAAAATTTTCACTTACAACTGCAAGATATTGATACTAATCAAACTTGGTCAATTCCGATTCCCTATCAGGAACTTGACATTAGCAGTACATCAAGCAATATTCCAGAACCACCGCAATTACTTTTAGATTGGCTTGGTGCTTGCACTGGAGAAGAACAACAAGCAATTCTCAAACTTAGAGAGAAAATTATTAGTTTTGATGGGCGAATCAAAGAAGAATTTGAAGGTAAAAATACTATTAGATATGGCAGAGGTAAAAGCAAACCCGTAGCTGAAATTTGCTATCAAATAAGTAAAAGTAAACCATCTAAAGCAGTTGTATTTTTGCGGTTGCCAACTCCTACATCATGGCGAAAAGAAGTGATTGGTAGAATAAGACTTTGGTTAGATGGTTCGGTTGTGACTCATGTAGGTCATGTGCCAGAGGGTTTTGGTAAGATGAAGCTGCAATCTGAATGGGATGCTATGCCAAGAGAGAAAAGACCAGGGAATTATTATCACAACAAATATTCTGCTTTAAATGCCACAATTTATAACAAATTTTTGCAAAAAGATTATAACGATATTATTACTTTAGAATCATTAGCAGATTTATCACTTTCCAAATGGTTGGCAAGAATCTAAATTTGTATAGGCTTTGCTTAAAGCGATCGCCCCCACAGCATTCAAGCGAGGAAAACCAACAGCGTAGGCGCAGCCCGTCGTAGACATCGCATACAAAAGAGCTTGGTCATGTCATAACCAAGCTCTTAGCTATCTCAATCAATTATTGGAGGTAGAGTAGTCTCATCAGAACCCATTAGGCAGCAGATTGTTCAAGATTAACCTTGACGACTTTGTTCTTTTCTTGCTCAGTTTTTGGCAGTGTCAAATTCAAAATGCCGTCTTTATAATCTGCGGTGACATTGGTGTTTTGAACCTTAGCAGATAGTGGAATTACACGTTGGAATTTACCATAGTAGAATTCACTTCTTGTAGTGCCATTGTTTTCGGTTTTAGTTTGGGACTTGCGCTCACCACTAATGTGAACAGCGTCTTGGGTGACTTGAATATCTAAGTCTTTAGCTTCCAATCCTGGCAGTTCTAGTTTGAGATGGATCGCATCATCATTTTCTTGCAATTCAGCCGCCGGAACTTTGATAAAATCTCTGTCAAACCGTGCAGATGGGACTCTGGTATCTCCAAATAAGCCGTTGATGTGACGTTCTAAAGCGTTCAAGTCTTGCCAGGGGTTGTAACGAACTAGTGCCATAACTCTTTCTCGGAAAAATTCAGCTATTGTTTAATCGTTTTTGCACTTGGGTTTGTGCTTATGTATTTATAATAAGTATGCTTAAAACTCCTGTAAATTCGGTTCTCATCACCTCATACAAGGATGATTACCGCACTAAAGTAGACCTAAAATAAGATTACGGTTTACTCGATTTTTGCGGTTCGGTAAACCAGAATAAGAACTATTAATGTCACTAATAATCAACTAATAAATCTGCTGTTGAAGGGGATAGTACAGTTAGGCATTGCTTATATTTCCAAAACAACAATCACACTCGCTTTACTCGCTTCGCCATCGCACTCTTCAATAAGCATTTCGATTTAGTCATCAGGAAACTGCCAAGATGAAATACTTTCTACATCTTTGCTACTGCATTTAATACAAGTAACATCAAATGCTGAATCCATCCACTCATAATCGCAAGCACGACAATGACAGAAAATATTATTACGGTTGGCATCTTTTATACCCTGATGCCATTGCTGTAGTTGGTCAGGATTTTGAAAAGGTAAATTATCAGACATTTTAATCACCACGAAACACCCTACTTAAACGGCTGCCCCCACCGCGACCAATTTTCCTTGTTGAACGGCGATCGCCACTTTTGAATCAGGCTCAACTCTAGCGCCTGCCGTGCGCGTCGTTCAACTGGAGCATCCCACCAAAAACCAATATTAACTGCCGTCTCTATCTGATAGCGATAATGTAAGTCTTGGTAACTGCTGATGTAATCTTTACAGCCATGAGTCCCACGCCAGCGTTTGTTACTACGACAGGTTTCGCCAATATAAAGTAATAGGGAAGCAGCACTATCAATCACAAAATACAAAGCTGCTTGACCAAAATCATCTGGCATCCGGTAAAAAGCCATTGGTTGTAAATGTAGCGTAAACGGATCAATCCGGTCTGGGTCGCAGTGGTTGGGTGCAATGTCGAATAATGTCGCCTGCTGCACTGGCTTGGTTTCCCTCACCCGTTGCTGATAGTCCAAAATTTGTGTTTTCCACTTCAGCAGGGCATCAGCACTCATCACCAGCGCCTCTGCTCTATGTGCTGGTGTGGGTTTCACTTCTGGAAATAGGTTTAGTTGATTGGGTTCCAAGGGTATTACGGGAGCGTGCCGACTAGCTGATTATCCCCCAAAACTGAATCGAGTAAACCTGTTAACGGGTTTTGGCGATTCGCAGAGATTAAAGAGTTACGGCAAATAAATAACCAGTTAGAAGATAGCAATAACCAATTAGAAACAACTAACCAACAACTACAACAGGAGAAAACTGCAATGTCAGCCACCTCAGAACCCCAAACAGTTACCCTCAATGTCACTGAGTTAGATTCTTGGCTAGAAAAGAAAATTATTGAGGTGGTGAACAAGGTAACTCAAGGCATAGCAATAGCACCTGCTACCACTGCCACACCTGCCAAGATTGCACCCATAAAGGAAGAGATTGACTGGCAAGCCAAGACTGATGATGAGGTATGGGGAAGTAAAGCAACCTTAGCAGCTGTAGAAAAAATTCGTCGGTCTTATCAGGCAATTTGTTTATATAACGATACTGTGGCGACTGGGGACAGCGATCGCCTAGCAATTACTAACCAAGCACTCAGAGATTTATCGGGCTGTAACGGTTTGCTGGTACGTGATTGGATTGAGGCTCACAAGGATGAGGTGATTAGCCATAATGCTAAGTTCGGCATGGAGAACAAGAAAGACCCTAGTAACCCTGCTAGTTATGCCAACAAAGGGAAAGACACAGATAAAATTCTCTTGCTGATAAATGAAGAATTTCTAAGTGGGGAAGGCTTTAAGTCAGGGAGAAATTAAAACAATTCGCAATTCGCAATTCGCAATTCGCAATTACGTTTTGGGTGGGGGTCTAAATCCCCGTCCCAAAACGGGCTGCCTTTCTTAGGCTCTTTACTTAAACCCCCAAAGTTCGTTAAAGCTATTTTTTCCCTTACAAAGTAATTACATAATCACCACTAAGTCTATGTAATTAGTGGATTTTAAATAACGAAATTGTATACCAAACTACATTTCCTTCAGACTATGCCACAACTTAGCTTGGACTAAGCCTAGACTAAGCCTAGACTAAGTGTAGGGAATCAATTTTTCAAGAAAGTAAGTTTCCTAGACTAAGCTTGAACTAAGCCTAGACTAAGCCACAACTTAGCGCTCTTAATCACTATTTTTTGCTGTCAACAATTCTTCGATTAAAGAATAAAATAACCGTACTTACTATGGTTATTTTGGGTAACTTCAATTTCAGCCATTTTCGCAGAGCATTTAAAACGAAAAAATGATTTATTCGGGTCAAAAATTATTTTAGTAGAGAAAGATGCCGGAGGCGATCGCGGCGGAGTCCCAATTAGATGAGGCGATTTTATTTGCGGTCAGAAATTGAAACTCAAAAAGTTATGCTAATTTTTCAGATATTAAAACTGAAGTTGGCAAGCGATTGCTATGGCTATCAGCCAAAGAAGGAGCGCGGTTATAGGAGTTATGCCACAGAAAAATAATAAGCCTAACTATTGGGGCGATGATGTAACCGTTCGACAGGCAATCGCCTTGGGAAGAAATAGGTTTGGTAAAATACAGTTTCCATAACCTATTTTTTAATCCTGGCCTGTTGTAACCGTCCAATCTTCCCAGTTTACTTATGAGAATCCTACTCATGAAAAGATGATTTCTTATAAGCAAGATTCTGATAAATGAAGAGCAGCGCGTCGCTATAATTATCTTTCCCCCGAATCTTGATACCCTTGTGCTGCTAGTCTTAAAAAATATACTGCTGTTTTTCTTTATATTACGAGTAGCTAGCGAGGATCAAATTTTAAATATGGCTTTTGAGCAAATCGAAGCATTTTTAAAGAAAATGCAGTCCGAACCTGAACTTAAAAACGAGGTGCTTGCAGCACCAACCGCAGATGATGTTGCGCGAATAGCACTAAAGCTTGGTTTTGAATTTTCAGGTGATGAATTATTGAGAATGTCAGGTAAGAAAGTTGGCAGCATTACTGTTAGAAAAACTGATCTTCCTGGAGAGTACAACTAGGGGTCACGCGAGAATTTTTGAAAAAGGCAGCTATGCTGAGGGATGAATAGCGATCGCTTTTAACTTCCTCCCAGGATGAGAAATAAGCCGCGTAAATGTGGTGAATGGGCAAATTAGCCAAGTTAGGAGATTAAAGGAACTATAGGCGATTGTGGGGTGTGTGGTGAGTGCGATCGCTCCCTCTCTTGATTCCCCAATGCC
This Nostoc sp. 'Peltigera membranacea cyanobiont' N6 DNA region includes the following protein-coding sequences:
- a CDS encoding Hsp20/alpha crystallin family protein; this translates as MALVRYNPWQDLNALERHINGLFGDTRVPSARFDRDFIKVPAAELQENDDAIHLKLELPGLEAKDLDIQVTQDAVHISGERKSQTKTENNGTTRSEFYYGKFQRVIPLSAKVQNTNVTADYKDGILNLTLPKTEQEKNKVVKVNLEQSAA
- a CDS encoding helix-turn-helix domain-containing protein; translated protein: MRVTFSKEFTDLGKRIKKYRQASNKSLAELAAEAGISVPHWNRIENEKVQELPFDTLQGIEKALGSDLGVHFND
- a CDS encoding Nif11-like leader peptide family natural product precursor, which codes for MAFEQIEAFLKKMQSEPELKNEVLAAPTADDVARIALKLGFEFSGDELLRMSGKKVGSITVRKTDLPGEYN
- a CDS encoding GIY-YIG nuclease family protein, which encodes MEPNQLNLFPEVKPTPAHRAEALVMSADALLKWKTQILDYQQRVRETKPVQQATLFDIAPNHCDPDRIDPFTLHLQPMAFYRMPDDFGQAALYFVIDSAASLLLYIGETCRSNKRWRGTHGCKDYISSYQDLHYRYQIETAVNIGFWWDAPVERRARQALELSLIQKWRSPFNKENWSRWGQPFK
- a CDS encoding DUF262 domain-containing protein, whose translation is MISDDEINGKYESGQDRLIQEINRIKLPALVDNIRFNPNYMVIDNYSQSAVNWDDVKKSQLIESFIINFPVMPIVLYEKSYHTYKVIDGKQRLKAIVDFYSNQLVLSGLEVKTELNGCTYATLPYHAKTVLNHHSLSLITIIPSEDASLEEIAKIIEIIAERLN
- a CDS encoding GIY-YIG nuclease family protein, whose translation is MIDLSTINLLSLPSLPLEQCRQLPDYSGIYFVLSVSDDILYIGCSINLQERWIGHHRYQQFQEIGNVRISWLQVIDASQLNVLEQELISYFNPLLNKRRILKDGKTSQHKWNDANQESIKKAQSAYNKKRPIWSFRPAPVILKWLEQGRLKDKNGNLESNGMLLNRQLKKLMELESKLSQ
- a CDS encoding endonuclease NucS domain-containing protein; protein product: MLAGAALRKTGIGWEFASEAALEDFVWDNLQQLSGLKPLKRQYAVKGEICDILALNNTRQLVILELKNTEDRYVVQQLTRYYDNLLDEKPFQEQIDYNQPVRLIAIAPSFHRHNLIDRKHTKLIVDFLQVTVAQINQNFHLQLQDIDTNQTWSIPIPYQELDISSTSSNIPEPPQLLLDWLGACTGEEQQAILKLREKIISFDGRIKEEFEGKNTIRYGRGKSKPVAEICYQISKSKPSKAVVFLRLPTPTSWRKEVIGRIRLWLDGSVVTHVGHVPEGFGKMKLQSEWDAMPREKRPGNYYHNKYSALNATIYNKFLQKDYNDIITLESLADLSLSKWLARI